Proteins from a genomic interval of Brachybacterium vulturis:
- a CDS encoding ATP-dependent DNA helicase, which yields MTAPSTHPVAPTAGDIPLSTLMDAAVTAIGGASREGQQTMAEAVDLAMSGGRHLLVQAGTGTGKSLAYLVPAMRHALVSGRPVVVSTATIALQTQIVRKDLPRLVEALAPHLPRTPTFALLKGRANYLCKHKIAGGYPVDIEPGALFAEASADPARGGGERLGQQVRRLREWAEETDSGDRDSLEDAVSDRAWRQVSVTGTQCIGSSCPMVEDCFAERSRELAREVDVVVTNHALLAIDAFDNHGIIPDHDVVVFDEAHDLSTRVTSAVTDVLTPGMLRGTVRDLRGLGVAGTALEDASEELRESLELAPDGRVIGELPERLDDAVTQLRVEARTAHSEAKDAGDDTSAGARKTVRANLQEIIDVCERLASPGEDDVVSISHSPATGRSSIQVAPLSVAAAMRGAILEERTAVLTSATLALGGRFEPAAGEVGLARRDRVAEDELPPRAETSAWAGLDVGSPFEYRRQGILYTARHLPQPGRDGPSPAMLDHLTELVEASRGGALCLFSSRRGAELAAEHVRARLDLTIAVQGEDSMANLVRTFREDEDASLFGTLTLWQGVDVSGRSLRLVTIDRIPFPRPDDPLTAARQERIGRHGGNGFMTISAQHAALLLAQGAGRLIRSDEDRGMVAVLDPRLATARYGSFLRESMPPLWPTADPEIALAALRRLADG from the coding sequence ATGACCGCTCCGTCCACCCACCCCGTCGCTCCCACGGCGGGGGACATCCCGCTGTCCACCCTGATGGATGCTGCGGTGACGGCGATCGGCGGGGCCTCCCGCGAGGGCCAGCAGACGATGGCGGAGGCAGTGGACCTGGCCATGTCCGGAGGTCGGCACCTGCTGGTGCAGGCCGGCACCGGCACCGGCAAGTCGCTCGCCTATCTCGTCCCGGCCATGCGCCACGCCCTGGTCAGCGGCCGACCGGTGGTCGTCTCCACCGCCACCATCGCGCTGCAGACCCAGATCGTCCGCAAGGATCTGCCGCGTCTGGTCGAGGCGCTCGCCCCGCATCTGCCCCGCACCCCCACCTTCGCGCTCCTCAAGGGCCGGGCGAACTACCTGTGCAAGCACAAGATCGCCGGCGGCTACCCGGTCGATATCGAACCCGGCGCGCTGTTCGCGGAGGCCTCGGCGGATCCTGCGCGCGGTGGTGGGGAGCGGCTGGGGCAGCAGGTGCGACGCCTGCGCGAATGGGCCGAGGAGACCGACAGCGGAGATCGCGACTCCCTCGAGGACGCCGTCTCCGACCGCGCATGGCGCCAGGTCTCGGTCACCGGCACCCAGTGCATCGGCAGCAGCTGTCCGATGGTGGAGGACTGCTTCGCCGAACGCAGCCGGGAACTGGCCCGGGAGGTCGACGTGGTGGTGACCAATCATGCGCTGCTCGCCATCGACGCCTTCGACAACCACGGCATCATCCCCGACCACGACGTGGTCGTCTTCGACGAGGCTCACGACCTTTCCACCCGTGTCACCAGCGCCGTCACCGATGTGCTGACGCCGGGCATGCTGCGTGGCACCGTCCGCGACCTCCGCGGGCTCGGCGTGGCCGGGACCGCTCTGGAGGACGCCTCCGAGGAGCTGCGCGAGTCCCTCGAGCTCGCTCCCGACGGGCGGGTCATCGGCGAGCTGCCCGAGCGTCTCGACGACGCGGTCACCCAGCTGCGGGTCGAGGCGCGCACGGCGCACTCCGAGGCGAAGGACGCCGGCGACGACACCTCCGCGGGGGCCCGCAAGACCGTCCGGGCGAACCTGCAGGAGATCATCGACGTCTGCGAACGGCTCGCCTCTCCGGGCGAGGATGACGTGGTCTCGATCTCGCATTCCCCGGCCACGGGACGCTCCAGCATCCAGGTCGCGCCGCTCAGCGTCGCGGCGGCCATGCGCGGGGCGATCCTCGAGGAGCGCACCGCGGTGCTCACCTCCGCGACCCTCGCGCTCGGCGGCCGCTTCGAGCCGGCGGCCGGGGAGGTGGGCCTGGCCCGCCGGGATCGGGTCGCCGAGGACGAGCTGCCGCCGCGGGCGGAGACGAGCGCATGGGCCGGGCTCGATGTGGGCAGCCCCTTCGAGTACCGGCGCCAGGGCATCCTCTACACCGCGCGGCATCTGCCGCAGCCGGGCCGGGACGGGCCCTCCCCGGCGATGCTGGATCACCTCACCGAGCTGGTGGAGGCTTCCCGGGGCGGAGCGCTGTGCCTGTTCTCCTCACGCCGCGGCGCGGAGCTCGCGGCCGAGCACGTGCGCGCCCGGTTGGATCTGACGATCGCCGTACAGGGCGAGGACTCGATGGCGAATCTGGTGCGGACCTTCCGCGAGGACGAGGACGCGAGCCTCTTCGGCACCCTCACCCTGTGGCAGGGCGTGGACGTCTCGGGACGGTCGCTGCGGCTGGTCACCATCGACCGGATCCCGTTCCCCCGCCCGGATGATCCGTTGACCGCGGCGCGGCAGGAGCGGATCGGGCGCCATGGCGGCAACGGTTTCATGACGATCTCGGCACAGCACGCCGCACTGCTGCTCGCCCAGGGTGCCGGGCGCCTGATCCGCTCCGACGAGGATCGCGGCATGGTCGCGGTGCTGGATCCGCGCCTGGCGACGGCGCGCTACGGGAGCTTCCTGCGGGAGTCGATGCCGCCGCTGTGGCCGACCGCGGACCCGGAGATCGCCCTGGCGGCGCTGCGCCGTCTCGCGGACGGCTGA
- the hflX gene encoding GTPase HflX — MPIAFHPEPASDADVDGTSAEGTGAVEHSSSADRPAPARDPLTARILARGDASLAAATYGSEADGEQYDLADRQALRRVAGLSTELEDVTEVEYRQLRLERVVLAGLFTSGNAEQAETSLLELAALAETAGSEVLDGVLQRRAHPDPATFLGKGKAAELAEMVAASGADTVIADGELAPGQRRALEDIVKVKVIDRTALILDIFAQHAKSREGKAQVELAQLEYLLPRLRGWGESMSRQAGGQVGGAGAGMGSRGPGETKIELDRRRIRDRMAKLRREISAMAPGRDAQRADRKRHKIPAVAIAGYTNAGKSSVLNRLTGAGVLVENALFATLDPTVRRSSTPDGREFTYADTVGFVRHLPTQLVEAFRSTLEEVGDSDLLLHVVDVSHPDPEGQITAVRTVLGELEGFDVPEIVVLNKADLAEPETIARIRSQVEESVVVSARTGLGLQELRDLIAERLPRPAVEVDLVVPYSRGDLISRVHTTGEVLAEEHLMEGTHLRARVDEALAAELRSAS; from the coding sequence GTGCCCATCGCTTTCCATCCCGAACCCGCCTCCGACGCCGACGTCGACGGGACCAGCGCGGAAGGAACCGGGGCCGTGGAGCACTCGAGCAGTGCGGACCGACCCGCACCTGCCCGCGACCCGCTGACCGCACGGATCCTCGCCCGCGGCGACGCCTCCCTCGCGGCGGCCACCTACGGCTCCGAGGCCGACGGCGAGCAGTACGACCTGGCCGACCGGCAGGCGCTGCGACGTGTCGCGGGTCTGTCCACCGAGCTCGAGGACGTCACCGAGGTCGAGTACCGCCAGCTCCGCCTGGAGCGCGTGGTCCTCGCCGGTCTGTTCACGTCCGGCAATGCCGAGCAGGCCGAGACCAGCCTGCTCGAGCTCGCCGCACTGGCGGAGACGGCCGGCTCCGAGGTGCTCGACGGGGTCCTGCAGCGCCGTGCGCATCCGGACCCGGCGACCTTCCTCGGCAAGGGCAAGGCCGCAGAGCTCGCCGAGATGGTCGCCGCCAGCGGTGCGGACACCGTGATCGCCGATGGCGAGCTGGCACCCGGCCAGCGCCGCGCCCTCGAGGACATCGTCAAGGTCAAGGTCATCGACCGCACCGCGCTGATCCTGGACATCTTCGCCCAGCATGCGAAGTCCCGCGAGGGCAAGGCGCAGGTGGAGCTCGCTCAGCTCGAATACCTGCTGCCGCGACTGCGCGGCTGGGGCGAGTCGATGTCGCGTCAGGCCGGTGGCCAGGTGGGCGGCGCCGGCGCCGGCATGGGGTCGCGCGGACCGGGCGAGACGAAGATCGAGCTGGACCGTCGGCGGATCCGCGACCGCATGGCCAAGCTGCGCCGCGAGATCTCCGCGATGGCCCCGGGCCGCGACGCCCAGCGTGCGGACCGCAAGCGCCACAAGATCCCGGCCGTCGCGATCGCGGGCTACACCAACGCGGGGAAGTCCTCCGTGCTGAACCGGCTCACCGGTGCCGGGGTGCTGGTCGAGAACGCGCTGTTCGCGACCCTGGACCCGACCGTGCGGCGCTCGAGCACGCCGGACGGCCGGGAGTTCACCTACGCGGACACCGTCGGCTTCGTGCGACACCTGCCCACGCAGCTGGTCGAGGCCTTCCGCTCCACCCTCGAGGAGGTCGGGGACTCCGACCTGCTGCTGCACGTGGTCGATGTCTCCCATCCCGATCCGGAGGGTCAGATCACCGCGGTGCGCACGGTGCTCGGCGAGCTCGAGGGCTTCGACGTGCCCGAGATCGTGGTGCTGAACAAGGCCGACCTCGCCGAGCCCGAGACCATCGCCAGGATCCGGAGCCAGGTCGAGGAGAGCGTCGTGGTCTCCGCACGCACCGGCCTGGGGCTCCAGGAGCTGCGCGATCTGATCGCCGAGCGGCTGCCCCGTCCCGCCGTCGAGGTGGACCTGGTGGTGCCCTACTCCCGCGGGGACCTGATCTCCCGGGTCCACACCACCGGCGAGGTGCTCGCCGAGGAGCACCTGATGGAGGGCACGCACCTCCGTGCCCGGGTGGACGAGGCCCTCGCCGCCGAGCTGCGCAGCGCGTCCTGA
- a CDS encoding class I SAM-dependent methyltransferase: protein MDEHYFTPSPATDDRRFPLRVRLAGRDLDLVSSASVFSGRGLDKATAVLLDRLDEITVPPPGATIVDLGCGWGPIALTAALLHPGSQVWAVDVSERARELTAENARRAGLTNVRVLAPQEVPETLAPEAIWSNPPIRIGKEALHALLQEWTARLAPQGTAALVVGRNLGADPLARWLGEQLPDRPVAKVASAKGFRVIEVGPAG, encoded by the coding sequence GTGGACGAGCACTACTTCACCCCCTCCCCCGCGACCGACGACCGCCGCTTCCCGTTGCGGGTGCGCCTGGCCGGTCGTGACCTCGACCTGGTCTCGAGCGCCTCCGTGTTCAGCGGACGCGGCCTGGACAAGGCCACCGCGGTGCTGCTGGACCGTCTCGACGAGATCACCGTCCCGCCGCCCGGGGCGACGATCGTGGACCTCGGCTGCGGCTGGGGTCCGATCGCCCTGACCGCCGCGCTGCTGCATCCGGGCTCGCAGGTGTGGGCGGTCGACGTCAGCGAACGTGCACGGGAGCTCACGGCGGAGAACGCCCGGCGAGCGGGGCTGACCAATGTGCGGGTCCTCGCGCCGCAGGAGGTGCCGGAGACTCTCGCACCGGAGGCGATCTGGTCGAACCCACCGATCCGCATCGGGAAGGAGGCACTGCATGCACTGCTGCAGGAGTGGACCGCGCGACTGGCCCCACAGGGCACCGCGGCGCTCGTGGTCGGCAGGAACCTGGGAGCCGATCCGCTGGCCCGCTGGCTCGGCGAGCAGCTGCCCGACCGTCCGGTCGCGAAGGTCGCCAGCGCGAAGGGGTTCCGGGTGATCGAGGTCGGGCCCGCCGGCTGA
- the dapF gene encoding diaminopimelate epimerase, translated as MSERIDFTKGHGTENDFVVLDDPEGLLTLDAAAVAGLTDRRAGIGGDGVIRAVRSRSAGIDAPPDAPEWFMDYRNADGSIAEMCGNGVRVLAAHLQRAGHVADARFAILTRAGVRTVEILDRPTSPGRPWSVRVGMGASRSTPEARLVEIAGQRLPATDVDMGNPHAVAFLPEGIVLEQLDLTRRPALDPEPADGANIELVSERGPRHVAMRVHERGVGETRSCGTGVAAVAVAAARRAGDDSRAPWTVDVPGGRLQVGWSAEGEVLLTGPAQLVADGTTLV; from the coding sequence ATGAGCGAGCGCATCGACTTCACCAAGGGGCACGGCACCGAGAACGACTTCGTGGTGCTGGATGACCCCGAGGGCCTCCTCACGCTCGACGCGGCCGCCGTCGCCGGGCTCACCGATCGCCGCGCCGGCATCGGCGGGGACGGCGTGATCCGCGCAGTCCGCTCCCGCAGCGCCGGGATCGATGCCCCACCCGACGCCCCGGAGTGGTTCATGGACTACCGCAACGCCGACGGTTCGATCGCCGAGATGTGCGGCAACGGGGTGCGGGTGCTCGCCGCGCACCTCCAGCGCGCGGGACACGTCGCCGACGCGCGCTTCGCGATCCTCACCCGTGCCGGAGTGCGCACCGTCGAGATCCTCGATCGCCCCACCAGCCCGGGCCGGCCGTGGAGCGTCCGCGTGGGCATGGGCGCCTCCCGCAGCACGCCCGAGGCCCGTCTCGTCGAGATCGCCGGGCAGCGCCTGCCCGCGACGGATGTCGACATGGGCAACCCCCATGCCGTCGCCTTCCTCCCGGAGGGGATCGTGCTGGAGCAGCTCGACCTGACCCGGCGCCCGGCCCTGGACCCCGAACCCGCCGACGGGGCGAACATCGAGCTGGTCAGCGAGCGAGGTCCCCGGCACGTGGCGATGCGGGTGCACGAGCGCGGGGTGGGGGAGACCCGCTCCTGCGGGACCGGGGTGGCCGCTGTCGCGGTCGCTGCGGCGCGGCGCGCCGGGGACGATTCGCGCGCGCCGTGGACCGTCGACGTGCCGGGCGGGAGGCTGCAGGTGGGCTGGTCCGCGGAGGGGGAGGTGCTGCTCACCGGGCCGGCCCAGCTGGTGGCGGACGGGACCACCCTGGTATGA
- the miaA gene encoding tRNA (adenosine(37)-N6)-dimethylallyltransferase MiaA, translating to MDAPAAPPAAAATGATVPLVAVVGATATGKSDLAIDLAERLGGEVVNADALQLYRGMDIGTAKVTAQERRGIAHHLLDVLEVTEEASVSAFQRDARAAVAGIRSRGRVPILVGGSGLYVRAALDEIEFPPTDPEVRARLEERAQREGAEALHRQLRDTDPEAARTIGSHDTRRIVRALEVGELTGRPFTAFLPRPHHHDPSTVQLGLRLDRPLLHERIRARVHRMVEQGLLEEIRTLRARGLDEGRTARRAIGYEQGLAVLDGTLSCEQAIEDTIAGTRRLVRKQDTWFRRDQRVRWLPADAGAGLVERALAQIAAAAAMSSAPPS from the coding sequence ATGGACGCCCCCGCCGCACCGCCCGCCGCCGCCGCGACGGGCGCGACCGTGCCGCTGGTGGCGGTGGTGGGCGCGACCGCCACCGGCAAGTCCGACCTCGCGATCGATCTGGCCGAACGACTGGGCGGCGAGGTCGTCAACGCCGACGCACTGCAGCTGTACCGGGGGATGGACATCGGCACCGCCAAGGTCACCGCGCAGGAGCGTCGCGGCATCGCCCACCACCTGCTGGACGTGCTGGAGGTGACCGAGGAGGCGAGCGTCTCCGCCTTCCAGCGGGACGCCCGCGCCGCGGTGGCCGGGATCCGCTCCCGGGGCCGGGTCCCGATCCTGGTGGGCGGCTCCGGGCTGTACGTCCGCGCCGCCCTCGACGAGATCGAGTTCCCGCCGACGGACCCCGAGGTCCGCGCCCGCCTCGAGGAGCGGGCCCAGAGGGAGGGCGCCGAGGCCCTGCACCGACAGCTCAGGGACACCGACCCCGAGGCCGCACGCACCATCGGGTCCCACGACACCCGCCGCATCGTGCGCGCGCTCGAGGTGGGGGAGCTCACCGGGCGCCCCTTCACGGCCTTCCTTCCCCGACCCCACCACCACGACCCCTCCACGGTGCAGCTGGGACTGCGCCTGGACCGTCCGCTGCTGCACGAGCGGATCCGGGCGCGCGTGCACCGGATGGTCGAGCAGGGCCTGCTCGAGGAGATCCGCACCCTGCGGGCGCGGGGTCTGGACGAGGGGCGCACCGCGCGCCGGGCGATCGGCTACGAGCAGGGGCTCGCGGTGCTCGACGGCACCCTGAGCTGTGAGCAGGCGATCGAGGACACGATCGCCGGCACCCGGCGCCTGGTGCGCAAGCAGGACACCTGGTTCCGCCGCGACCAGAGGGTCCGCTGGCTCCCGGCCGACGCCGGTGCGGGGCTCGTCGAGCGGGCGCTGGCGCAGATCGCGGCCGCGGCCGCGATGAGCAGCGCGCCCCCGTCGTAG
- a CDS encoding YbjN domain-containing protein yields the protein MTAPNESPVQLGKDSADELAPLSLSRVEESLTRHGYAFVEDEEHPEILRARFDDYRFQFMISGDEHGVLQTRGRWSHSVDVSRKVEMVKLCNEWNMNRIWPKVYVRRESEGLLGVYGELAADYRAGALDSQIDNAITCGLSTVIAFFHSLEERLGAELDDLDS from the coding sequence GTGACTGCACCGAACGAGTCCCCTGTTCAGCTGGGCAAGGACTCGGCCGACGAGTTGGCCCCTCTGTCCCTGTCGAGGGTCGAGGAGAGCCTCACGCGGCATGGCTACGCCTTCGTCGAGGACGAGGAGCACCCGGAGATCCTGCGCGCTCGTTTCGACGACTACCGCTTCCAGTTCATGATCTCCGGCGACGAGCACGGCGTGCTCCAGACCCGCGGCCGCTGGAGCCACTCGGTGGATGTCTCCCGCAAGGTCGAGATGGTCAAGCTCTGCAACGAGTGGAACATGAACCGGATCTGGCCGAAGGTCTACGTGCGCCGCGAATCCGAGGGGCTGCTGGGCGTCTACGGCGAGCTCGCCGCGGATTACCGCGCCGGTGCGCTGGATTCCCAGATCGACAATGCGATCACCTGCGGGCTGAGCACCGTGATCGCCTTCTTCCACAGCCTCGAGGAGCGCCTCGGCGCGGAGCTGGACGATCTCGACAGCTGA
- the miaB gene encoding tRNA (N6-isopentenyl adenosine(37)-C2)-methylthiotransferase MiaB — translation MSFSSLAPHPAPDSPIDGAAPRPRGTYQVRTFGCQMNVHDSERLTGMLEDSGYVAAPAESDARRGEVDVIVFNTCAVRENAAKKLYGTLGSLRPGKDANPGMQIAVGGCLAQKDRDTIVERAPWVDVVFGTHNLGSLPVLLDRSRHNAEAQVEILESLEVFPSTLPTRRDSAYAAWVSISVGCNNTCTFCIVPSLRGKEKDRRPGEVLAEVRDVVDSGALEVTLLGQNVNSYGVEFGDRGAFAKLLRACGEIDGLERVRFTSPHPAMFTDDVIDAMAETPNVMPQLHMPLQSGSDDVLRRMKRSYRSRKFLGILDRVRERIPEAAITTDIIVGFPGETEDDFQRTLEVVEASRFASAFTFQYSIRPGTPAATMEGQLPKEIVQERFERLTALQDRITHEENLALEGRAVEILVAEGEGTRDARTDRLSGRARDHRLVHFSLPEGITGTERPRPGDLVTATVTHAAPHYLIADSALEPAGAGRPGGERFSVRRTRSGDAWEAGEPGPDVGGSCGTGGAGTGGPITLGMPGLRPR, via the coding sequence ATGTCCTTCAGCTCGCTCGCCCCGCACCCGGCGCCGGATTCCCCCATCGACGGCGCCGCTCCCCGACCCCGCGGCACCTACCAGGTGCGCACCTTCGGCTGCCAGATGAACGTCCACGATTCCGAGCGCCTCACCGGCATGCTCGAGGACTCCGGCTACGTCGCCGCTCCCGCGGAGTCCGACGCCCGCCGGGGCGAGGTCGACGTCATCGTGTTCAACACCTGTGCGGTGCGGGAGAACGCGGCCAAGAAGCTGTACGGCACCCTCGGCTCTCTGCGGCCCGGCAAGGACGCCAATCCCGGCATGCAGATCGCCGTCGGCGGCTGCCTCGCCCAGAAGGACCGGGACACCATCGTCGAGCGCGCACCCTGGGTGGACGTCGTCTTCGGCACCCACAACCTCGGCTCGCTCCCGGTGCTGCTGGACCGCTCGCGGCACAACGCCGAGGCCCAGGTCGAGATCCTGGAATCCCTCGAGGTGTTCCCCTCCACCCTGCCCACCCGGCGCGACTCCGCCTACGCCGCCTGGGTCTCCATCTCGGTGGGCTGCAACAACACCTGCACCTTCTGCATCGTGCCCTCGCTGCGAGGCAAGGAGAAGGACCGCCGTCCCGGGGAGGTCCTCGCCGAGGTGCGGGACGTCGTCGACTCCGGGGCCCTCGAGGTCACACTGCTGGGGCAGAACGTGAACTCCTACGGTGTGGAGTTCGGGGACCGCGGCGCCTTCGCGAAGCTGCTGCGGGCCTGCGGTGAGATCGACGGCCTGGAGCGGGTGCGCTTCACCTCCCCGCACCCGGCGATGTTCACCGACGATGTCATCGACGCGATGGCGGAGACCCCGAACGTGATGCCGCAGCTGCACATGCCGCTGCAGTCAGGCAGCGACGACGTGCTGCGCCGGATGAAGCGCTCCTACCGGTCCCGAAAGTTCCTGGGCATCCTGGACCGGGTCCGGGAGCGGATCCCGGAGGCGGCGATCACCACCGACATCATCGTCGGCTTCCCGGGGGAGACCGAGGACGACTTCCAGCGGACGCTCGAGGTCGTCGAGGCCTCCCGCTTCGCCAGCGCCTTCACCTTCCAGTACTCGATCCGGCCCGGCACCCCGGCGGCGACGATGGAGGGCCAGCTGCCCAAGGAGATCGTGCAGGAGCGCTTCGAGCGCCTGACCGCGCTCCAGGACCGCATCACCCATGAGGAGAACCTCGCCCTCGAGGGCAGGGCGGTCGAGATCCTGGTCGCCGAGGGGGAGGGCACGCGGGATGCGCGCACCGACCGCCTCTCGGGCCGGGCCCGCGACCACCGACTGGTCCATTTCTCGCTGCCCGAGGGGATCACCGGGACGGAGCGCCCGCGCCCCGGCGACCTGGTGACGGCAACCGTCACCCATGCCGCCCCGCACTACCTGATCGCCGACAGCGCGCTGGAGCCGGCCGGTGCGGGCCGCCCCGGCGGTGAACGCTTCTCGGTGCGGCGCACCCGCTCCGGCGATGCCTGGGAGGCGGGCGAGCCGGGGCCGGACGTCGGCGGCTCCTGCGGCACCGGCGGCGCAGGGACCGGCGGACCGATCACGCTGGGGATGCCGGGGCTGCGTCCGCGCTGA
- a CDS encoding regulatory protein RecX, translating into MSPSPRAGGADDQPVVPAAGVPVPGSPSDSAASGDVAARLADRTRQILEAPRPAPDPERAAQEKAVVHECRYLMRLLASRRRSAGEMRERLRQREVPGAIAHEAMARIDRAGLIDDEAFARDWVQQRRDLRALGDAALRRELETKQVDAQWIDGALGSGDTDEERRCRDLVRSRIGHRDREQLRSERDGTHRRRLSRRLDALLTRKGYPGSLAVHVISGELRTAAEVSTG; encoded by the coding sequence ATGTCCCCGTCTCCCCGCGCCGGCGGCGCCGACGACCAGCCGGTCGTCCCCGCCGCCGGCGTCCCCGTGCCCGGCTCGCCCTCGGACAGCGCCGCCTCCGGGGATGTCGCCGCGCGCCTCGCCGACCGCACCCGGCAGATCCTCGAGGCGCCTCGGCCGGCCCCGGACCCGGAGCGGGCCGCGCAGGAGAAGGCCGTGGTCCACGAGTGTCGGTACCTGATGCGGCTGCTCGCCTCGCGGCGCCGGTCGGCCGGGGAGATGCGGGAACGGCTCCGGCAGCGCGAGGTGCCCGGCGCGATCGCCCACGAGGCGATGGCCCGCATCGACCGGGCAGGCCTGATCGACGACGAGGCCTTCGCCCGGGACTGGGTGCAGCAGCGTCGTGACCTGCGGGCCCTCGGCGACGCGGCACTGCGCCGAGAGCTCGAGACGAAGCAGGTCGATGCGCAGTGGATCGATGGCGCCCTGGGCAGCGGCGACACGGACGAGGAGCGGCGCTGCCGGGACCTGGTGCGCTCCCGTATCGGGCACCGCGACCGGGAGCAGCTCCGCAGCGAACGTGACGGCACCCACCGTCGGCGACTCTCACGGCGCCTGGACGCGCTGCTGACCCGCAAGGGATACCCGGGCTCCCTCGCCGTCCACGTGATCTCCGGCGAACTGCGCACCGCCGCGGAGGTGTCGACGGGCTGA
- the recA gene encoding recombinase RecA yields the protein MAAPKSASKPPVSKSTEKNRSSSLDNALAQIDRQFGKGSIMRLGDDTRPPVEVIPTGSVSLDAALGIGGLPRGRIVEIYGPESSGKTTLALHAVANAQRNGGIAAFIDAEHAMDPEYAKKLGVDTDALLVSQPDTGEQALEITDMLIRSGALDVVVIDSVAALVPKAEIEGEMGDSHVGLQARLMSQALRKLTGALSASGTTAIFINQLREKIGVFFGSPETTTGGKALKFYASVRMDIRRIETLKAGADSVGNRTRVKVVKNKMAPPFKQAEFDILYGEGISREGGLLDLGVEHGVVRKSGAWFTYEGDQLGQGKENSRQFLKDNPDLAAEIEEKILRTLGVGKYAAEPEAPEASEAPEVAAPLGEDEFLDEDVPLTI from the coding sequence ATGGCTGCACCGAAGTCCGCGTCCAAGCCCCCGGTCTCGAAATCGACCGAGAAGAACCGCAGCTCCTCGCTCGACAACGCCCTCGCGCAGATCGACCGCCAGTTCGGCAAGGGCTCGATCATGCGCCTGGGTGACGACACCCGGCCGCCCGTCGAGGTCATCCCCACAGGCTCGGTCTCGCTGGACGCCGCGCTCGGCATCGGCGGGCTGCCCCGTGGCCGCATCGTCGAGATCTACGGCCCGGAATCCTCCGGCAAGACCACGCTCGCCCTGCACGCGGTGGCCAACGCCCAGCGCAACGGCGGCATCGCCGCGTTCATCGACGCCGAGCACGCGATGGATCCGGAGTACGCGAAGAAGCTCGGCGTGGACACCGACGCGCTGCTGGTCTCCCAGCCGGACACCGGTGAGCAGGCCCTGGAGATCACGGACATGCTGATCCGCTCCGGCGCGCTGGACGTCGTGGTCATCGACTCGGTCGCAGCCCTGGTGCCGAAGGCGGAGATCGAGGGCGAGATGGGCGACTCCCACGTCGGCCTGCAGGCCCGCCTCATGTCCCAGGCGCTGCGCAAGCTCACCGGTGCGCTCTCCGCCTCGGGCACCACCGCGATCTTCATCAACCAGCTGCGCGAGAAGATCGGTGTGTTCTTCGGCAGCCCCGAGACCACCACCGGCGGCAAGGCCCTGAAGTTCTACGCCTCCGTGCGCATGGACATCCGCCGCATCGAGACGCTGAAGGCCGGTGCCGACTCCGTCGGCAACCGCACCCGCGTCAAGGTGGTGAAGAACAAGATGGCCCCGCCCTTCAAGCAGGCCGAGTTCGACATCCTCTACGGAGAGGGCATCTCCCGCGAGGGCGGCCTGCTGGACCTCGGCGTCGAGCACGGCGTGGTGCGCAAGTCCGGTGCCTGGTTCACCTACGAAGGGGACCAGCTGGGACAGGGCAAGGAGAACTCCCGCCAGTTCCTCAAGGACAACCCGGATCTGGCTGCCGAGATCGAGGAGAAGATCCTGCGCACCCTCGGTGTGGGCAAGTACGCGGCCGAGCCGGAGGCCCCGGAGGCCTCGGAGGCTCCGGAGGTCGCGGCGCCGCTCGGCGAGGACGAGTTCCTCGACGAGGACGTTCCCCTCACCATCTGA